Proteins encoded in a region of the Photobacterium profundum SS9 genome:
- a CDS encoding PAAR domain-containing protein — MGKPAARLGDFHTCPKTTSKVPHVGGPVVTGSSNVFIGGMPAACKGDQIVCIGPPDTIKEGSATVFINGKPAARMGDATAHGGKIVIGCGSVLIGDDANFTVAQGSASSSQSSSNSERDEEESSASSSQSSSSSERDEEERARSNPTAESPARSVNAAPPSSTTSPTTANEPRWLKVSANYDDSWRTPLRAENIDVEVDGELHQEALTLTQGSLKNTYSLDKPDAEYSLANKEAGISVLTDLSPQANQVVVEFKGVRGIEQQITECTNTIQSDLDGIYHELVDSMSGFQQEWDQHGLATLDDGLFEGAKSWGNDLADLFSIETWQETGDFLASGLSNSLDFTYNYAEDKYQAITEVITDEHGNMRNVTWITARLYDEVEQSVVERQNDIRELLQDAESVFDDVVNIGRKAQVIAENYNQILALPQMIANSDIDGIEEFIDNVVAEIDPEWAREIKENEKFPLVLALIQDHNTALTFSAYISLILEAIPPNFYAYYGGKYGVYILLELVLTLALAFFTLGAGVAARSAMWTAKLAQYANHTKKLHNIPKAVEALNTFKLTIKTITKVTEEMEKAGSLLVKRPLGKFTTASDNTLEIEKKNIERNKKCRICQGEHKTPASLLGEIEYK; from the coding sequence ATGGGTAAACCAGCCGCACGACTAGGGGATTTTCACACTTGTCCCAAAACAACCTCAAAAGTTCCTCATGTTGGTGGGCCAGTCGTCACGGGTTCCAGTAACGTTTTTATTGGTGGTATGCCTGCTGCATGTAAAGGTGATCAAATAGTATGTATTGGCCCTCCAGACACAATAAAAGAAGGCTCTGCCACGGTATTTATTAACGGTAAACCCGCCGCCAGAATGGGAGATGCGACTGCCCATGGTGGCAAAATTGTTATTGGGTGCGGTTCTGTATTGATTGGTGATGATGCTAATTTCACCGTAGCACAAGGCTCTGCATCTTCTTCTCAATCTTCTAGTAACAGTGAGCGAGATGAAGAAGAGAGCTCAGCATCTTCTTCTCAATCTTCGAGTAGCAGTGAACGAGATGAAGAAGAGAGAGCCCGTTCAAATCCAACAGCAGAATCTCCTGCACGTTCGGTTAATGCAGCGCCACCTAGTTCAACAACGTCACCGACCACAGCGAATGAACCAAGATGGCTTAAAGTTAGTGCAAACTATGATGATAGCTGGCGAACCCCTCTTCGGGCTGAAAATATTGATGTTGAAGTCGATGGCGAACTACATCAAGAAGCGCTTACCCTCACGCAAGGAAGTTTAAAAAATACGTATTCGCTCGATAAACCAGACGCAGAATATTCTTTAGCAAATAAAGAAGCTGGTATTTCCGTACTGACAGATCTTTCACCACAAGCTAACCAAGTGGTTGTTGAATTTAAAGGTGTAAGAGGCATAGAGCAGCAAATTACCGAGTGTACAAACACGATACAATCAGACTTAGATGGTATTTACCATGAATTAGTCGATAGCATGAGTGGCTTTCAACAAGAATGGGATCAGCATGGCCTTGCCACGCTTGATGACGGTTTGTTTGAAGGTGCAAAATCATGGGGCAATGATTTAGCTGATTTGTTTAGTATTGAAACTTGGCAAGAGACGGGTGACTTCTTAGCATCAGGGTTATCCAACTCTCTCGACTTTACCTACAACTATGCCGAAGATAAATACCAAGCAATTACCGAAGTGATTACCGATGAACACGGTAATATGAGAAACGTCACTTGGATTACCGCGCGTTTATATGACGAGGTAGAGCAATCGGTTGTTGAAAGACAGAACGATATTCGCGAATTGTTACAAGATGCAGAATCAGTATTCGATGATGTCGTAAATATTGGGCGCAAAGCTCAAGTTATTGCCGAAAACTATAATCAAATTTTAGCTTTGCCGCAAATGATTGCCAACAGTGATATAGATGGCATAGAGGAATTTATAGATAACGTTGTTGCTGAAATCGATCCTGAGTGGGCACGTGAAATTAAAGAAAACGAAAAGTTTCCTTTAGTTCTAGCACTCATTCAAGATCATAATACCGCCCTTACATTTTCTGCTTATATTAGTCTTATTTTAGAAGCGATTCCGCCAAATTTTTATGCTTATTACGGCGGAAAGTATGGTGTGTATATTTTATTAGAATTAGTACTTACTTTAGCCCTCGCATTTTTTACATTAGGTGCAGGTGTCGCCGCAAGGTCGGCAATGTGGACAGCGAAATTAGCACAGTATGCAAATCATACAAAAAAACTACACAATATACCGAAAGCGGTCGAAGCATTAAATACGTTTAAACTGACAATAAAAACCATCACCAAAGTGACAGAAGAGATGGAAAAAGCGGGTTCATTGTTAGTTAAACGCCCTTTAGGTAAATTCACAACGGCTAGTGATAATACATTAGAAATAGAAAAGAAAAATATTGAACGCAATAAAAAATGCCGTATTTGCCAAGGTGAACATAAAACACCAGCGAGCCTGCTCGGTGAAATAGAGTATAAATAA
- the gcvH gene encoding glycine cleavage system protein GcvH, with protein MSYVPSELRFSNTHEWVRSEGDGIYTVGITDHAQALLGDMVFIDVPDVDSDTEVGEDCAVAESVKAASDIYAPLTGVVVAVNEELSDSPERVNSDPYGDGWLFQIKAEDEGEFDDLLDPEGYQDLIDETE; from the coding sequence ATGAGTTATGTTCCCTCTGAATTGAGATTCTCTAACACCCACGAATGGGTACGTTCTGAAGGTGACGGTATCTATACTGTCGGTATTACTGATCATGCACAGGCATTGTTAGGTGATATGGTTTTTATTGATGTTCCAGACGTTGATTCTGATACCGAAGTGGGTGAAGACTGTGCTGTTGCCGAATCGGTAAAAGCAGCATCTGATATTTATGCTCCGCTTACAGGGGTCGTGGTTGCTGTGAATGAAGAACTGAGTGATTCCCCAGAACGGGTAAACAGTGATCCATATGGTGATGGCTGGTTATTTCAAATTAAAGCGGAAGATGAAGGCGAATTTGATGATTTGCTTGATCCTGAAGGTTACCAAGACCTCATCGATGAGACTGAATAG
- a CDS encoding succinate dehydrogenase assembly factor 2, with translation MLSSDERARLKWACRRGMLELDVIIMPFFEECLDDLPDQEQRDFVSLLTSDDPDLFTWMMGHGRSENPAHAAMVDKIVAHNNSKLR, from the coding sequence ATGTTGAGTTCAGATGAAAGAGCACGCCTAAAATGGGCATGCCGACGTGGTATGCTTGAACTGGATGTAATCATCATGCCTTTTTTTGAAGAGTGCTTAGACGACTTACCCGATCAAGAACAACGTGATTTCGTGTCGTTATTAACTAGCGATGATCCGGATTTGTTTACTTGGATGATGGGCCATGGTCGCAGTGAAAACCCTGCTCATGCCGCAATGGTCGATAAAATTGTTGCCCACAATAACAGCAAGCTTCGTTAA
- a CDS encoding DUF134 domain-containing protein — protein MGRPKIQRKINCRPAYSCFKPNGIPMTELTSIVLADDELEALRLVDMNGMQQLAAAHELGVSRQTLGSIVSRARQKVAQALVTGQAIDLQGTHLPQAQRQAKTVFSSSITQPKNVEIVETETEEH, from the coding sequence ATGGGCCGACCCAAGATCCAGCGAAAGATTAATTGTCGCCCAGCATATTCATGTTTTAAGCCTAACGGCATTCCAATGACTGAACTGACCTCAATCGTATTGGCAGATGATGAGTTGGAGGCACTGCGTTTGGTTGATATGAATGGCATGCAGCAATTGGCGGCAGCTCACGAGTTAGGAGTATCTCGTCAGACGTTGGGTAGTATTGTATCTCGTGCTCGTCAAAAAGTGGCACAAGCTTTAGTGACGGGGCAAGCAATCGACTTGCAAGGTACACATTTACCTCAAGCTCAACGTCAGGCAAAGACGGTTTTTTCATCATCTATCACTCAGCCTAAAAACGTAGAAATCGTTGAGACTGAAACAGAGGAACACTGA
- a CDS encoding aminoacyl-tRNA deacylase: MQTSVIHFLDNEGVDYRLLPHSKPAKTIEEAAKERGVAPEQMVKSILLRDMSGFHVLACVPGPAQVDPTKVRAIFGCRRMTCADAADVEKITGLVIGTVAPVGLKQPLPLIFDHSIKAHERVNISSGDRMAGIELETDDLLLLCDPMFADICR; the protein is encoded by the coding sequence ATGCAAACCTCTGTTATACATTTTCTGGATAATGAGGGGGTCGATTACCGTCTACTCCCGCATTCAAAACCTGCAAAAACAATAGAAGAAGCAGCCAAAGAGCGAGGCGTAGCACCAGAACAAATGGTGAAATCGATCTTGCTACGCGATATGAGTGGCTTTCATGTTTTAGCGTGTGTTCCTGGGCCTGCACAAGTCGATCCCACCAAGGTACGCGCTATATTTGGGTGCCGTCGTATGACCTGCGCAGACGCAGCCGATGTCGAAAAGATCACCGGATTAGTCATTGGTACGGTTGCCCCTGTCGGATTGAAACAACCACTACCGTTGATCTTTGATCATTCAATCAAAGCTCATGAAAGAGTCAACATTAGCAGTGGTGATCGAATGGCTGGTATCGAATTAGAAACCGATGATCTTTTACTGCTTTGCGATCCTATGTTTGCCGACATTTGTCGCTAA
- a CDS encoding IS4-like element ISPpr4 family transposase: MTMTLFEQHQLPCILESRLSKRYQTLIMEHMTVNSSNAPGVKSLRHHTQSWASTQATWRFYHNEDVTFPMLSGPMLGLARSGVKESQSRYVLMAHDWCHINFAKHHSKLDKTKMSHALDVGYELQASLLVDANTGAPIAPAGLNLLTSNGIYQCRSQELQPKQSHLDSLFDSIHWQEQLHLDKPLVHVVDREADSAKDLRRLGSVHWLTRTKKGSTFRHEGQFKTAEIISRTISPDLKGVISLRGKEGYLFVGETTVELHRKSEKLASAAPTCRFVMSLVTDDEGKELARWYLLSNVLDVDATEIATWYCHRWNIESWFKLLKSDGHQLEKWQQTTAESILKRLITASVATTLIFKLYSDSSDEANEFKGFLVKLSGRLTKRTKPVTQPSLLAGLWVFLQMCEVLDTYTMDEINAMRQIASSFFAQSV, translated from the coding sequence TTGACGATGACTCTTTTTGAACAACATCAATTACCCTGTATCCTTGAATCAAGATTATCTAAGCGTTATCAGACCCTTATAATGGAACACATGACAGTTAATTCTAGCAATGCACCAGGTGTAAAATCTCTTCGCCACCACACACAATCATGGGCATCGACACAAGCAACATGGCGTTTTTATCATAATGAGGATGTGACTTTTCCTATGCTAAGTGGCCCGATGCTGGGTCTTGCTCGTTCTGGTGTGAAAGAAAGTCAAAGTCGATATGTATTAATGGCTCATGATTGGTGCCATATCAATTTCGCTAAACATCATAGTAAGTTAGATAAAACTAAGATGTCACACGCTCTCGATGTTGGCTACGAACTGCAAGCGTCTTTATTGGTAGACGCAAATACCGGCGCACCCATTGCTCCAGCAGGTCTTAACTTACTGACAAGCAACGGTATTTATCAATGCCGAAGCCAAGAGTTACAACCCAAGCAAAGTCACCTAGATTCACTCTTTGACAGCATTCATTGGCAAGAACAATTACATTTAGACAAGCCCCTGGTGCATGTTGTTGATAGAGAAGCAGATTCAGCGAAAGACTTAAGACGTTTAGGCTCAGTTCACTGGCTAACTCGAACTAAAAAAGGCTCAACGTTCCGTCACGAAGGTCAGTTTAAAACGGCTGAAATCATCAGTCGAACAATCTCCCCAGACTTGAAAGGTGTTATTTCTCTTCGAGGTAAAGAGGGCTATTTGTTTGTTGGTGAAACGACTGTTGAGTTACACCGGAAATCAGAAAAGCTCGCGTCAGCGGCGCCCACCTGTCGCTTTGTTATGAGCCTGGTCACGGATGATGAAGGTAAAGAGCTAGCAAGATGGTATCTGCTGTCTAACGTGTTGGATGTTGATGCAACAGAGATTGCAACGTGGTATTGCCATCGCTGGAATATTGAATCTTGGTTTAAGTTATTGAAGTCAGATGGTCATCAGTTAGAAAAATGGCAGCAAACTACTGCGGAGTCAATATTAAAGCGTCTGATCACAGCCAGTGTTGCAACGACGTTGATATTTAAGCTTTATTCGGACAGCTCGGATGAAGCTAATGAATTTAAAGGTTTTTTGGTTAAGCTGAGTGGTCGTTTAACTAAGCGAACAAAGCCTGTCACTCAGCCATCACTGCTTGCGGGACTATGGGTTTTCCTACAAATGTGTGAAGTACTAGATACCTACACCATGGATGAGATAAACGCGATGAGGCAAATAGCCAGTTCGTTTTTTGCTCAATCTGTGTAG
- a CDS encoding DUF1107 domain-containing protein yields MRMFKRYLPKLIAKHVSRLFSGRIYIDGRGGYQFDKGMLLVPVKAQERHYKTVNEVNFEIKRLKEVY; encoded by the coding sequence ATGCGCATGTTCAAACGCTACCTGCCCAAGCTTATCGCTAAGCATGTAAGCCGTTTATTTAGTGGAAGAATATATATTGATGGCCGAGGAGGCTATCAGTTCGACAAAGGAATGTTACTTGTGCCCGTAAAAGCCCAAGAGCGACATTATAAAACCGTTAACGAGGTTAATTTCGAAATCAAACGCTTAAAAGAAGTCTATTAA
- a CDS encoding DUF6444 domain-containing protein: MKKKLSFKEEPPTVNSLNEAQALIQELWEKLRHYEDKLSTSSKNSSKSPSSDGPKERAERKKLKALVAAIRLELNKVTRANGEN, translated from the coding sequence ATGAAAAAGAAATTATCATTTAAAGAAGAACCACCGACGGTAAATAGCCTCAATGAAGCTCAAGCTCTTATCCAGGAGCTATGGGAGAAATTGCGGCACTACGAAGATAAGCTCTCGACGAGTTCTAAAAACTCATCAAAGTCGCCATCATCTGATGGCCCAAAAGAGAGGGCTGAGCGAAAAAAGCTGAAAGCCCTCGTAGCGGCAATAAGATTGGAGCTCAACAAGGTCACGAGGGCAAACGGCGAAAACTGA
- a CDS encoding NifB/NifX family molybdenum-iron cluster-binding protein, whose amino-acid sequence MCIAIAITLRSQVAGHFGKAAAFMVYDSQGQFIERIENTGSKELGCKHKKVIQRQLSELGVKEIVLGNVGQRSLGRLLNAGFSVTKVPQRSSIDAVMTGKVEKEALTTAEQGRPCKRDKGDCGCGCAGKKKPVPIKIGTTMNRKSTIQGLTKIGGFTL is encoded by the coding sequence ATGTGTATCGCAATAGCAATCACTCTTCGCTCTCAAGTTGCAGGGCACTTTGGTAAAGCCGCCGCCTTTATGGTTTATGACTCGCAAGGACAATTCATCGAGCGCATTGAAAATACAGGCAGTAAAGAGTTAGGTTGTAAGCATAAGAAAGTTATTCAACGTCAACTGAGTGAATTAGGCGTTAAAGAGATTGTGCTAGGCAATGTTGGTCAACGCTCTTTAGGCCGATTATTAAATGCGGGCTTCAGTGTCACAAAAGTGCCCCAGCGTAGCTCTATAGACGCGGTTATGACGGGTAAAGTAGAAAAAGAAGCTCTGACAACAGCAGAGCAAGGTCGCCCATGTAAGCGAGATAAAGGCGACTGTGGGTGTGGATGTGCAGGCAAGAAGAAACCCGTGCCGATAAAAATTGGTACTACGATGAATAGAAAATCAACAATCCAAGGTCTAACTAAGATAGGAGGGTTTACGTTATGA
- the ygfZ gene encoding tRNA-modifying protein YgfZ translates to MSIEFNALNFKKVALAAQDKLPKLALINLDDWGLITLIGDDKKSYLQGQVTCDVVSLPINASIFGAHCDAKGKMRTIFRLFNHNEGYGFLQRKSVMEIQLPELKKYAVFSKVDIEASSDVLLGLSGEQAQAVVEQHFPGDGDVRVITAGTAIKVDDDRWLFAIAPEQAEQLINTLVETHNNVQLSDSTLWDLYDVLYAIPRIDAVTALEFIPQAVNLQAVDGISFKKGCYTGQETVARAKYRGINKRAMYIVTGEATQFPFTGDALERSVGDNWRKGGTLLASYLYADGQAIALVVLPNDLDEATQFRLADQPEAIWTQLDLPYSLDDK, encoded by the coding sequence ATGAGCATCGAGTTTAACGCACTGAATTTCAAAAAAGTCGCATTAGCAGCGCAAGATAAACTGCCTAAACTGGCACTCATCAACCTCGATGATTGGGGATTAATCACTCTGATTGGTGACGACAAGAAATCTTACCTACAAGGTCAAGTAACCTGTGATGTGGTATCACTGCCAATCAATGCATCGATCTTTGGTGCTCATTGTGATGCTAAAGGTAAAATGCGCACTATTTTTCGCCTGTTTAATCACAATGAAGGCTATGGGTTTTTGCAACGTAAAAGTGTGATGGAAATACAATTACCTGAATTGAAAAAGTACGCAGTATTTTCAAAAGTCGACATCGAAGCAAGCAGTGATGTTTTACTGGGTCTTTCTGGTGAACAAGCACAAGCTGTTGTTGAACAACACTTCCCAGGCGACGGTGATGTACGTGTCATTACCGCAGGCACCGCCATTAAAGTTGACGATGATCGCTGGTTGTTCGCCATTGCACCAGAGCAAGCTGAACAACTCATTAATACCCTTGTAGAAACACACAATAATGTGCAGCTATCTGATAGCACATTGTGGGATCTCTACGATGTACTGTATGCCATCCCCCGCATAGATGCAGTAACCGCACTAGAGTTCATTCCTCAAGCTGTCAATCTACAAGCAGTAGACGGAATCAGCTTTAAAAAAGGCTGTTACACTGGTCAAGAAACAGTAGCACGTGCTAAGTACCGTGGTATCAACAAGCGTGCTATGTACATAGTTACTGGTGAAGCGACACAATTCCCCTTTACTGGTGATGCATTAGAACGTAGCGTGGGTGATAACTGGCGTAAAGGTGGCACCTTATTGGCGAGCTACCTGTATGCCGATGGTCAAGCTATTGCATTGGTTGTATTACCGAACGATCTTGACGAAGCTACGCAATTCCGTCTTGCTGACCAGCCGGAAGCTATCTGGACACAACTTGATTTACCTTACTCGTTAGACGATAAATAA
- a CDS encoding LysR substrate-binding domain-containing protein, with the protein MESKSKDINWRGVDLNLLVAFSALMETRSVTKAAAKLSIGQSAMSHNLSRLRLLLNDPLFERQGHQMIATQRAIELSSTIENILNLVMTQVLRPDDFDSQHYQGTFRIGLTDYAELLFAPALFDAISRLAPKCQLSFCNVDRHNYINSFNDKNLDVVIGSMTDLPKELESQYLYTEDHVCLFDQSATGLTVPVSLARYIITPQALVSPDGKLASPIDNQLQEQGFKRHIALGSSNFLTIRHLLKDRNLLCVVSRLMAKIDIFNDNLTQCKPPVDIPDFHINMLWLRRNSTHQRMEWLCQIVSETVSERVASLREKSEAR; encoded by the coding sequence ATGGAAAGTAAAAGCAAAGATATTAACTGGCGAGGCGTCGATCTCAATCTACTTGTTGCTTTTTCAGCACTAATGGAAACACGTAGCGTGACAAAAGCAGCCGCCAAGTTATCGATTGGTCAATCTGCAATGAGTCACAATTTATCTCGGCTTCGTTTATTGCTGAACGACCCACTGTTTGAGCGCCAAGGTCATCAAATGATAGCGACTCAACGTGCGATTGAACTGTCATCAACCATTGAAAATATCCTCAATCTTGTAATGACACAGGTTTTACGACCGGATGACTTTGATTCGCAGCATTATCAAGGCACGTTTCGTATCGGCTTAACCGACTACGCTGAATTACTGTTTGCTCCTGCACTATTTGACGCCATTTCACGACTGGCACCTAAATGCCAACTCAGCTTTTGCAATGTCGATAGACATAACTACATCAATAGCTTCAACGATAAAAACCTCGATGTGGTGATTGGCTCCATGACTGATTTACCCAAAGAACTTGAAAGCCAATACTTATACACCGAAGATCATGTGTGCTTATTCGATCAATCGGCTACTGGCTTAACAGTGCCTGTCAGCTTGGCACGCTACATCATTACACCCCAAGCATTGGTATCACCAGATGGAAAGCTCGCAAGCCCTATTGATAACCAACTACAAGAACAAGGCTTTAAACGTCATATCGCATTAGGATCGAGTAATTTCCTGACGATTAGACACCTTTTAAAAGATCGTAATCTATTGTGTGTCGTATCACGATTAATGGCCAAAATTGATATTTTTAATGACAACCTAACACAATGCAAACCCCCTGTTGATATTCCTGATTTTCATATCAACATGCTGTGGTTACGTCGAAATAGCACCCATCAAAGAATGGAATGGTTATGCCAGATTGTGAGTGAAACCGTGAGTGAACGCGTCGCGTCCCTGCGAGAAAAAAGTGAAGCAAGATGA
- the nqrM gene encoding (Na+)-NQR maturation NqrM, with product MTFVLTMAVFLLVIAAMAIGWVVKKKTISGSCGGLANVGVDKECDCDEPCDTHKFYQIQEPSVK from the coding sequence ATGACATTTGTATTAACGATGGCTGTTTTCTTGTTAGTGATTGCTGCGATGGCAATTGGTTGGGTTGTGAAAAAGAAAACGATCAGTGGGAGTTGTGGTGGTTTAGCAAACGTTGGAGTCGATAAAGAATGTGATTGTGATGAGCCTTGCGACACACATAAGTTTTATCAAATTCAAGAGCCGAGTGTTAAATAG
- the tnpC gene encoding IS66 family transposase encodes MSKLKKTDTVVPCVPCVPSSLCPCCGDSHIAINQKPSYRHQVHEIPEPIVNITEYQVFHGRCQNCQTSVKGKRPQDTPQGIMGPNLMSYIALLAGQFHLSVRKIQELLKLQLGTSFSTGAISEAQGKVSSMLTPLHQAVRDAIQKAPMVHIDETSHIRNGESSLRWCWLMSSDDWVYERVLFSRSTHSAKVMLNEKFAGVVISDQCASYNWLNPEKHQFCLGHLKRNLQQMADYSGGGLTAFIGKRLTLLINMIFRTQHRYEEENISAEIYFRRMKRLRKSLTRWLHKGADVTTSRYSGRCKFILKHEVSLWVFLTAPLTIPLTNNEAERRLRGSVIMRKISFGTSSDRGDKFRGRIHTLVETCKKRSMSPFIALQQIVNAVVKKQPYPDIFNPCSG; translated from the coding sequence CTGAGCAAACTCAAAAAGACAGATACTGTTGTACCCTGTGTGCCCTGTGTGCCCAGTTCACTGTGCCCTTGTTGTGGCGATAGTCATATCGCGATTAATCAAAAACCATCCTATCGGCATCAAGTGCATGAAATCCCTGAGCCAATTGTAAATATTACTGAATATCAAGTCTTTCATGGCCGGTGTCAAAATTGTCAGACTTCCGTTAAGGGGAAGCGGCCTCAAGATACCCCGCAGGGAATAATGGGCCCTAACCTCATGAGCTACATTGCCCTGCTGGCTGGACAGTTTCATCTCAGCGTTCGTAAAATACAAGAATTACTCAAGCTGCAGTTAGGCACCTCCTTTTCCACGGGCGCTATCTCCGAGGCTCAAGGAAAAGTATCATCGATGCTTACGCCTTTACATCAAGCCGTTCGAGACGCCATTCAAAAAGCGCCAATGGTTCATATTGATGAGACTTCTCACATCAGAAATGGTGAAAGCAGCCTACGCTGGTGTTGGCTGATGTCGAGTGATGATTGGGTCTATGAACGTGTTTTGTTTTCACGCTCAACCCACTCGGCAAAAGTGATGCTGAATGAAAAATTTGCTGGGGTTGTTATCTCCGATCAATGTGCCAGCTATAATTGGCTCAATCCTGAAAAACATCAATTTTGCTTAGGCCACCTAAAGCGAAATCTCCAACAAATGGCCGATTACAGTGGGGGTGGGTTAACCGCTTTTATTGGCAAACGACTGACTCTGCTTATCAATATGATTTTTCGCACTCAACATCGTTATGAAGAAGAAAACATTTCAGCGGAGATATACTTTCGGAGAATGAAGCGATTGAGAAAGAGCTTAACGCGCTGGTTACACAAAGGCGCGGATGTCACAACATCTAGATATAGCGGTCGATGTAAATTCATTCTTAAGCACGAAGTCAGTTTGTGGGTATTTCTGACGGCTCCCTTAACAATCCCATTAACCAACAATGAAGCCGAGCGCCGGTTACGTGGAAGCGTGATCATGCGAAAAATCAGTTTTGGTACAAGCTCCGATCGCGGTGATAAGTTTCGAGGCCGAATACACACTCTTGTTGAAACCTGCAAGAAACGAAGTATGTCACCATTTATCGCTCTTCAACAGATTGTCAATGCTGTCGTGAAAAAACAGCCATATCCTGACATCTTCAATCCTTGTTCAGGGTAG
- a CDS encoding protein YgfX has product MLPTITASFVNLRLHPSQKILAALSALYLGVAIALFVPLLTSWLPLIIVTFLLECLWIEWLERYQHYYRQQGNLSITVCGAANWQQQKWQINNIKVVTRWFILFRMQHAEEVIWVCVSHDACKDEEYRALAMLCHIARL; this is encoded by the coding sequence TTGTTGCCCACAATAACAGCAAGCTTCGTTAATCTTCGTTTACACCCTTCGCAAAAAATACTTGCTGCACTAAGTGCTTTATATCTTGGTGTAGCAATTGCTCTCTTCGTTCCACTTTTGACGTCATGGCTACCGCTTATCATTGTTACATTTCTTTTGGAATGTTTATGGATTGAGTGGCTTGAACGCTACCAACATTACTATCGTCAGCAAGGGAACCTCAGTATTACGGTTTGTGGTGCGGCTAATTGGCAACAGCAGAAGTGGCAAATTAATAACATAAAAGTCGTTACCCGTTGGTTTATCTTATTTCGAATGCAGCATGCTGAAGAGGTAATTTGGGTATGTGTTAGTCATGATGCCTGCAAGGATGAAGAGTACCGAGCATTGGCAATGCTGTGTCACATAGCGAGATTGTAG
- a CDS encoding AHH domain-containing protein has product MNLTMTPDASESDFIDGEIEKKNYRRRWVTNVKIIPSHPFNHGIHMDTHHLISKEAVNISKLGKLLVKKGFDINDLNNLVGFPATLPGACQLKTQLHRGDHIFKPPGEEPYHDEVSNALLEVIEKIEQCYGKTRQKEQSDEIHQLLNPIAKSILKQVTRFKLPLTELYLNFKPSNCLGCGNCFEVKDARFNATACEHDREHYKQLHVSGIDYRYQSSNAHKKIIMYSESWTPKVTK; this is encoded by the coding sequence ATGAATTTAACAATGACACCCGATGCATCAGAAAGCGATTTCATTGATGGTGAAATTGAGAAAAAGAATTATAGAAGGCGCTGGGTAACCAATGTAAAGATAATACCCAGCCACCCTTTTAATCATGGCATCCACATGGATACTCACCATCTAATATCTAAAGAAGCCGTGAATATATCAAAGCTTGGCAAGCTTTTGGTAAAGAAAGGTTTCGATATTAACGATCTTAACAATTTAGTGGGCTTTCCTGCAACGTTACCCGGTGCTTGCCAGTTAAAAACACAATTGCACCGTGGCGATCATATCTTTAAACCACCTGGTGAAGAGCCTTATCACGATGAAGTATCTAACGCGTTGTTAGAAGTGATAGAGAAAATTGAACAGTGTTATGGGAAAACAAGACAAAAAGAACAATCAGATGAAATCCATCAATTATTAAACCCTATTGCTAAAAGCATTTTGAAACAGGTAACACGCTTTAAATTACCGCTTACAGAACTATACCTGAACTTTAAACCAAGTAATTGTCTTGGTTGTGGTAATTGCTTCGAAGTTAAAGATGCCAGATTTAATGCCACAGCGTGTGAACATGATAGAGAACACTATAAGCAACTTCATGTCTCTGGTATCGATTATCGCTACCAGAGTAGTAATGCCCATAAAAAAATAATTATGTACAGTGAAAGTTGGACCCCGAAGGTGACAAAATGA